Part of the Streptomyces europaeiscabiei genome is shown below.
GCTCTTCCCGAAGGTCCGGGTCGACGCGGACGTCCTCTTCGTCGACGACGGCGACGTCCTCACCTCGGCGGGCGTCGCGGCCGGCATCGACCTGTGCCTGCATCTCGTACGACGCGACCACGGCACCGGCGTCGCCAACGACGTGGCCCGGCGCACGGTCGTACCGCCGCACCGGGACGGCGGGCAGGCCCAGTACATCCAGCGGCCGGTGCCCGAGCCGCAGTCCGCGACCACGACCGCCGCCCGCGCCTGGGCCCTGGGGCGCCTTCACGAGCCGATCCAGCTCCGCGACATGGCCGAGCAGGAGTCCATGTCCGTCCGCACCTTCACGCGCCGCTTCCGCGAGGAGGTCGGCATCAGCCCCGGCCAGTGGCTCACCCAGCAGCGCGTCGAACGGGCCCGCCACCTCCTGGAGTCCACCGACCTCTCCATCGACCAGGTCGCCCACGACGCGGGCTTCGGCACGGCCCAGTCGATGCGGCAGCATCTGCAGGGGGCACTGGGAGTGACCCCGACGGCGTACCGGCGGACGTTCAAGGCGGAGAGAACCGGGTGGGCGTAAGGGATCGGGCGGGCGGAAGGGACCGGGCGTGATCGACCCGGCCGGTGGTCTAGAAGGTGAGCACCGCCCGCGCCACCCGCCCCTCCCCCGCGTCCTGCGCCGCCTTCGCGAACTCCTCCACCGGATACGTGGCCGTGACCAGCTCGTCCAGCAGCAGCCGGCCCTCCCGGTACAGGTCGGCGTAGAGCGCGATGTCCCGCTGCGGCCGCGAGGACCCGTACCGGCATCCCAGGATCGACTTGTCCAGGTAGAGGGAGGAGACGAGGAAGGACGCCTCGGCGGTCGCGGCCGGCACGCCCAGCAGAACGGCCTGCCCGCGCCGGTCGAGCAGGTCGATCGCCTGGCGGATGAGGTCGACGCGGCCGACGCACTCGAACGCGTGGTCGGCGCCGGTGGGGAGGATGTCCCGCACGCCCTCCACGGACGTCAGGAAGTGCGTGGCCCCGAACCGCCTCGCCACCGCCTCCTTCTCCGGATTGGCGTCCACGGCGACGATCCGCGTGGCCCCCGCGATCCGCGCACCCTGGACGACGTTGAGCCCGATCCCCCCGGCCCCGATCACGACGACACCGTCGCCCCGGTCGACGCGCGCCCGGTTGAGGACCGCGCCGACGCCGGTCAGCACCCCGCACCCGATCAGTGCGGCGGAGGTCAGCGGAATGTCCTCCGGTATCCGTACCGCCTGCACGGCCTTGACCACCGTCTTCTCCGCGAAGGCGGAGTTCGCGGCGAACTGGAACACCTCCCGCCCACCCCGCGAGAAGGGCCGGGTG
Proteins encoded:
- a CDS encoding Zn-dependent alcohol dehydrogenase; its protein translation is MRGVVFDGKRAEVVDDLDVRDPGPGEVLVAVSAAGLCHSDLSVVDGTIPFPVPVVLGHEGAGIVEAVGAGVRHVRPGDHVALSTLANCGACADCDRGRPTMCRRAIGRPTRPFSRGGREVFQFAANSAFAEKTVVKAVQAVRIPEDIPLTSAALIGCGVLTGVGAVLNRARVDRGDGVVVIGAGGIGLNVVQGARIAGATRIVAVDANPEKEAVARRFGATHFLTSVEGVRDILPTGADHAFECVGRVDLIRQAIDLLDRRGQAVLLGVPAATAEASFLVSSLYLDKSILGCRYGSSRPQRDIALYADLYREGRLLLDELVTATYPVEEFAKAAQDAGEGRVARAVLTF